TGGTCGATCTGATCGTGCCGATCGGCTTCGGCCAGCGCGGGCTGATCGTTAGCCCGCCGCGGGCCGGCAAGACGATCCTGCTCCAGAAGATGGCTAAAAGCGTGATCACGAACTATCCCGAGAGCTATGTGATCATGCTCCTGATCGACGAGCGTCCTGAAGAAGTGACCGACATGGAGCGACAGGTGAAGGGACGGAATTGCGAGGTAATCAGCTCGACGTTCGACGAGCCGGCCTCGCGGCACCTCCAAGTGTCGGAGATGGTCATCGAGAAGGCCAAGCGGATGGTCGAATATGGCTACGACGTGGTGATTTTTCTCGACTCCATCACGCGACTGGCCCGGGCATGGAATTCGGAATGCCCCGATTCGGGCAAGATTCTCTCCGGCGGCGTCGATGCCAATGCATTGCAGCGGCCGAAGCGGTTTTTCGGCTCCGCCCGCAAGGTGGAAGAAGGCGGATCCCTGACCATCATCGCCACCGCCCTGATCGAGACCGGGAGCAAGATGGACACGGTGATCTTCGAGGAATTCAAAGGGACGGGCAATCTGGAAATCGTGCTCGATCGGCAGTTGGTCGATAAGCGGATTTGGCCGGCGATCGATATCAACGCCAGCGGCACCCGCCGCGAAGAGATGTTGCTCGATCCCGAGGAATATCGCCGCATTTGCCTGCTGCGGCGGGTGCTGAGCGAGTGCAATGCGCCCGACGCGATGGAGCGCTTAGTCACGCGGCTGCAAAAGACGAAGACCAACGCGGAATTCTTGATGAACATGAAGTCGTAGTGGTACGTTGGACTGTCGGAAATCGAGAGTCGATCGTTAGCCGGTTCGCTTGTCTTCGACCCTGAGGCTCAGATCGAAGGGCGAACCGAAGTCGGCAGCAGTCGAGCGTCTGGGGGGCAGGTTATGCCGCGTGATTTTCGAGGATCGCTCGCCGCGTCACCGGGCCGTTGGGCCATTGTCGTCTCCCGGTATAATGAGTCGATCACCGCGAAGTTGGTTGGCGGAGCGCTCGCGACGCTCACGGCGGCCGGAGTGCCCGACGAAACGATCGACGTGGCGTGGGTCCCCGGCGCGTTCGAGCTGCCATTGGTCGCCGACCGTTTGGCGCATAGCGGTGAGTATGTGGCCGTGCTGGCGCTCGGCGCCGTGATCCGCGGCGAGACGACCCAC
This genomic interval from Pirellulales bacterium contains the following:
- the rho gene encoding transcription termination factor Rho — protein: MSEIRGTKVRRSTAQIVDDRSPVDESDLDEPLSLAEELAEEAEHGISRDETHERYEQIKQGDIHIAELQRMSMPQLIEQARSENLTDITGIKKQDLIFKILKERVKLNGLMFGEGTLEILPDGFGFLRSPDYHYLSCPDDIYVSPSQIRRFGLRTGATVSGQIRPPKENERYFALLRVEAINYQDPNQLTEKVFFDDLTPLHPDKRIVLETTPDEINMRVVDLIVPIGFGQRGLIVSPPRAGKTILLQKMAKSVITNYPESYVIMLLIDERPEEVTDMERQVKGRNCEVISSTFDEPASRHLQVSEMVIEKAKRMVEYGYDVVIFLDSITRLARAWNSECPDSGKILSGGVDANALQRPKRFFGSARKVEEGGSLTIIATALIETGSKMDTVIFEEFKGTGNLEIVLDRQLVDKRIWPAIDINASGTRREEMLLDPEEYRRICLLRRVLSECNAPDAMERLVTRLQKTKTNAEFLMNMKS
- the ribH gene encoding 6,7-dimethyl-8-ribityllumazine synthase, with amino-acid sequence MPRDFRGSLAASPGRWAIVVSRYNESITAKLVGGALATLTAAGVPDETIDVAWVPGAFELPLVADRLAHSGEYVAVLALGAVIRGETTHDQHINRAVSIGLMEAGQHSGVPVLFGVLTCDSLEQAIHRSGGNVGNKGTECAESALEMVSLLRQLP